One window of the Rhipicephalus microplus isolate Deutch F79 chromosome 2, USDA_Rmic, whole genome shotgun sequence genome contains the following:
- the LOC119179513 gene encoding glutamine synthetase: MAMKRAAVLQRYLDLDQPDDAVFCTYVFIDGTLERTRSKTRTLGFEPKTAEECPEWTFCALASYQWPDAGPKSEAYLSPVALFRDPFFKGRNKLVLCEVLQHDRSPMKTNTRRSCLNAMNKAKDQQPWFGIEQEYVVTEKDGHPVDWPRDSRHTIKALGPYCFGVGADVTSGRYISDAHYKACTYAGVKMAGTNSEGMLSQWEYQVGPLEGVEAADHLWMSRYILDRVAEDFDVLVSLDPMPYPPGDWLGSAMHTNFSTRAMRSDGGINAIRAAIEKLKSNADADLAKYDTARVKRNKLRVGSGMMATPLEQFTADECSKEVSVRIPRTVVDAGKGYLEDRRPGANADPYTVCEMIVRTVCL; encoded by the exons ATGGCCATGAAAAGAGCGGCAGTGCTACAGCGATACCTCGATCTGGATCAACCGGACGACGCTGTCTTCTGCACATACGTCTTCATCGATGGAACTTTGGAGAGAACTCGAAGCAAAACCAGAACTCTGGGCTTTGAGCCGAAAACCGCTGAAG AGTGCCCGGAATGGACATTCTGCGCCCTTGCATCGTACCAGTGGCCCGACGCAGGCCCCAAGTCCGAAGCCTACCTATCACCTGTCGCCCTGTTCAGGGACCCGTTTTTCAAGGGCCGCAACAAACTCGTCCTCTGCGAAGTACTCCAGCACGATCGCTCACCAATGA AGACTAATACCCGCCGAAGCTGCCTTAACGCAATGAACAAGGCGAAAGATCAGCAACCCTGGTTTGGTATCGAACAAGAGTACGTGGTAACTGAAAAAGACGGACACCCAGTGGACTGGCCGAGAGACTCTAGGCATACAATCAAGGCTCTAG GTCCCTACTGCTTCGGCGTCGGGGCTGATGTCACTTCCGGGAGATACATATCGGACGCTCATTACAAGGCGTGCACCTACGCCGGCGTCAAGATGGCCGGCACAAATAGCGAGGGTATGCTATCTCAG TGGGAATACCAGGTGGGCCCCCTGGAAGGCGTCGAAGCCGCCGACCACCTCTGGATGTCGCGCTACATATTGGACCGCGTTGCCGAAGACTTCGACGTGCTGGTCAGCCTGGATCCGATGCCTTATCCACCGGGAGACTGGCTCGGTTCTGCCATGCACACTAACTTCAGCACCAGGGCGATGCGCAGCGACGGCGGCATAAA TGCCATCAGAGCTGCCATCGAGAAGCTGAAGAGCAACGCCGACGCCGATTTGGCCAAATACGACACAGCCAGGGTGAAGCGAAACAAACTCCGGGTCGGATCGGGAATGATGGCGACGCCTCTCGAGCAGTTCACCGCCGACGAGTGCTCCAAGGAGGTCAGCGTGCGCATACCACGCACCGTAGTGGACGCTGGAAAGGGTTACCTGGAGGACAGGCGGCCCGGAGCCAACGCGGACCCGTACACCGTCTGCGAGATGATTGTCAGGACCGTGTGCCTATAG